The following DNA comes from Streptomyces sp. NBC_00273.
AGGCGGCCGGTGAGCTCGGCGAACGCCTTGGCACCGCGACCGTTGAAGTTCAGCGTGACCTGCCAGCCGGCGCCCCGCTGGTCGTCGAGTACAGCCTCAGCCTTGGTGATGTCGCTCCCGTCGACGGCGGCCGGACCCAGGGCGAACTTGTACCAGAGGTGCTCCTTCTCCTCCCGGCTACAGGCGACCGCGGGACGGCTCGGCGCGCTCTGGTGGTCGTGGCGCTGGGCGGCGTTCGAGCAGTCGAGGGCGACGAACTGCTGTTGCAGTTCGGACAGGACCGCATCTCCGGTGAAAGCCCCGCTGATGTCGCCCGGGGCTGGTGCCGGGGCCGTCGAGGCGCTGGGCGAGGGAACGGCGGGGCCGGACGCCGCGGGCGTTGCGGAGTGGGTGGCGCTAGCGGCGGAGCCGTTCCCGGCCTGCGCGCTCGGGCGGTCCGGGGGCGGCACCGTGACGCCGCTGGGTGCGTAGGCCGCGACTGGGCGCAGGACCAGCTGCGCAGGATCCGCGAGCCGGGAGAGCGGATCGGCGCCGTCGCCGTCCGCGGATACCGTGATGCCATTGGCGTCGGGCGTCACCTGAACGCCGGTGAGGCCGAGGCCGGCGGCACGTCGGCGCAGGACGTCCGATGCGCCGGAGAGTTCGGCTGCCCCGAGGGCACGGTCGGGCGTGAGCCGCACCGTCGTCCTGTGTCCTGTGCCTGTCGCGTGCTGGTCCTTGGAGTCCTGCGCCGGTGAACGGGGGGTCGCGCTCGTGCAGGCGGCCAGCAGGGTGCCCGCGAGGGCGATGCATGCCGCCGTGGTGACCAGGCGTGCGGGGCGACGTCCCGCAGCGCGAGTCGCCGGAGGTGATGACTTCATGGCGGAGAGTATTCGGCGGCCCGTGTGGCCCTGCTGCCGACTTGACTGAAACGAGACGTTTCGCCGAGACCCTCCTCGCGTACTGGAGGGACCCGGTTCACCTACGGCGGCGGGTAGCCCGAGGGGCGGCAACGGGCACTTCGAACATCGCAGTTGGCCCGTGCCCGTCATCGAGCGCAATCCGCGAGCTGAGCCGGTCTGCCTCGCCACCGCGGCAGTGGCCGCCAAGCTGACCGTCCTAGTGGCCAAGGGGACCCGCAGGTGTGGCCCGGCCCGGCAGCGCACCCCGGTGCGTTCCCCGGTTCCGGGCCGCCGCGGCCTTGATGCGCACGTCGAACACCGTGGTGCAGCGCCCGGGCCGCATCGGTAGCCGGCTCCGTCGTGACCGGCGGTGCCCGGAGCGGGCCCGGGCGTGCCGACTCGCGCTGCGCATCCATCAGGTGAGCCGCCACGACGGCCCCGGCCCCGGCGACTTCGCGGCGTAGCCCGCGCGGACCCGGTTCAGGTGGCAGGGTGGACGGTATGTGCGGCCGATACGCTTCCACCCGCAGCCCCGAGGACCTGTCCGGCCTCTTCCAGGCCACGCCCCCGGATCCGGGGCACGTGCTGGAGCCGAGCTGGAACGTCGCCCCCACCGATGCCGTGTGGGCGGTGCTGGAGCGCGCCGACCGGGAGAGCGGGGTGCTGGAGCGGCAACTGCGCCCCTTGCGGTGGGGGCTGGTGCCCTCGTGGTCGAAGAGCCCCTCCAGTGGCGCGAAGATGATCAATGCGCGGGTGGAGACGGTGCACGAGAAGCCGGCCTACCGGCGCGCCTTCGCCAAGCGCCGGTGCCTGCTGCCCGCCGACGGCTTCTACGAGTGGGATCCCGTGCCCGCTTCCGGTTCCGCGAAGGCCTACAAGCAGCCGTACTTCATCCGTCCCGAGGGTGGCGACGTGATGGCGATGGCCGGGCTGTACGAGTTCTGGCGCGACCCCGCGGTCGCCGCCGACGACGATCCGGCGGCGTGGTGGGCGACCTGCACGATCATCACCACCGAGGCCACCGACGCCGCCGGCCGGGTCCACCCCCGGATGCCGCTCGCACTCGCCCCGGCGGACTACGAGGCCTGGCTCGACCCGTCCCACCAGGACGCGGACGCACTGCGCGCCCTGCTCGCCGCTCCCGCGGGCGGCCGGCTCGACGTCCGCGCCGTGTCGACCGCGGTCAACAACGTGCGCAACAACGGGCCCGAGCTCCTCGAAGCGCCCCCCGCCGCGGGCCGCTGAGCAGCACCGCCTGACTCCTGACTCCTGACGCCTGACTCCCGGCCCCTGACCCCGGCTTCGGCTCCGGCCGGCGGCGCGCCGCCCACCGCGCGGTGAGGTAAAGAAATATTGACATGGTGTCCTGATTCCTTGACACTGCCGATGTCGGGTTTTCTTTACATGGGGAGTGGCAGTGGCAGTCGAGGAGAAACGTGCGTGGATCATGATCGTGGTCACGGTCGCGTCGTACGGGGCGTATTTGGCCGTCGTTCTCGGGCGGTCCGGGAGCGGTCCCCTGACGCAGCAGCCCTACGCGGCCGCGCTGCTGTGGACGGTCGGCGCGGCGATCGTCGCCTCGATCGCGCTCCACATCACCGTGGCACTGCTCTCGCCCGAGGACAGCAAGGTCAAGGACCAGCGCGACCGGGAGATCCACCAGTTCGGTGAGCACATCGGCCAGTCGTTCATCGCGATCGGCGCCGTGACCGGGATGATCCTGGCGATGGCCGAGGCGGACCGGTTCTGGATCGCCAACGCGATCTACCTCGGATTCGTCCTGTCGGCGCTGCTCGCGTCGACCGCGAAGATCGCCTCGTATCGGCTGGGCTTCCACCCGTGGTGAGGCCCACCCGGGTCACCAACAGCATCCGGGCCCTGCGCTTCGCCAACGGCGAGATGACCCAGGCCGAACTGGCCCGCCGGATCGGCGTGACCCGTCAGACGGTCATCGCCATCGAGCAGGGCCGCTACTCGCCTTCCCTGGAGAAGGCGTTCGAGATCGCGCGCGTGTTCGCAGTACCGCTCGACACCGTGTTCCAGTACACATCCACCGAGGGAGACGAAGCATGAAGGCCATGGTCCAGGACGTCTACGGATCGCCCGAGGTCCTGCGCATAGAGGAGATGGACCGGCCGGTTCCGGGCCCGGGCGAGGTCCTCCTACGGGTGCACG
Coding sequences within:
- a CDS encoding helix-turn-helix transcriptional regulator; this encodes MVRPTRVTNSIRALRFANGEMTQAELARRIGVTRQTVIAIEQGRYSPSLEKAFEIARVFAVPLDTVFQYTSTEGDEA
- a CDS encoding SecDF P1 head subdomain-containing protein, producing the protein MKSSPPATRAAGRRPARLVTTAACIALAGTLLAACTSATPRSPAQDSKDQHATGTGHRTTVRLTPDRALGAAELSGASDVLRRRAAGLGLTGVQVTPDANGITVSADGDGADPLSRLADPAQLVLRPVAAYAPSGVTVPPPDRPSAQAGNGSAASATHSATPAASGPAVPSPSASTAPAPAPGDISGAFTGDAVLSELQQQFVALDCSNAAQRHDHQSAPSRPAVACSREEKEHLWYKFALGPAAVDGSDITKAEAVLDDQRGAGWQVTLNFNGRGAKAFAELTGRLAAQQPPANQFAVVIDGAVVSDPRVTQAITGGTVVVSGSFSEQQARTLAAQLANAKLPATFRVSEVNAPHS
- a CDS encoding SOS response-associated peptidase, which translates into the protein MCGRYASTRSPEDLSGLFQATPPDPGHVLEPSWNVAPTDAVWAVLERADRESGVLERQLRPLRWGLVPSWSKSPSSGAKMINARVETVHEKPAYRRAFAKRRCLLPADGFYEWDPVPASGSAKAYKQPYFIRPEGGDVMAMAGLYEFWRDPAVAADDDPAAWWATCTIITTEATDAAGRVHPRMPLALAPADYEAWLDPSHQDADALRALLAAPAGGRLDVRAVSTAVNNVRNNGPELLEAPPAAGR